The genomic stretch CAGCGTTGCAGGCGATGGCCTGGAACCTGCAGACCTATATCTACGGCTTCGTCGACAATATCGAGGTCATGATGCGCGCCGCCGACGTGCTGGTCACCAAAGCCGGCCCGGGCACTATTGCCGAAGCGGCTATCAGCGGCCTGCCCATGATCCTCAGCGACGCCATCCCCTACCAGGAAAGCCCGAACATCGGCTTCGTGGTCGATAATCAGGCGGGCGTCTTTGAACCCTCGCCGGAAGGAATCGCCGCGCTGCTGGCTCAGTGGTTTACCCCCGGCGATACCACTCTGCAGACGCTGGCCAGGAACACGCGGCGCATCGCCTATCCCAACGCGACCTTCGACATCGCTGACGAGATCGCCACGATGTGCGCGCAACCGCGTGTCAGCGTCCCGCTGGAGAAGCCCAAAGTCGCCGACAAGCTCTTTAGCCTGATCGATCGCCTGTGATCCCGGCCTGGCAGGCTGCTTTTTCACCGGCAGCGGCGGCAAGTCCGGGCTGGGAACGCCGTATCGCTGCACGGTAACTAGGCGTGAAGGAGACACCCGGTGGAACGAAATGCTAGCCTGCACCCCCCGACCAAGTACTTTGTCGGCGTAGCGGGCAACATCGGTGTGGGCAAGAGCAGCCTGACCGGCCTGCTAGCCCGTGCACTGGACTGGGAACCGTTCTTTGAGGCCAACGCTGAGAATCCTTACCTGGCTGATTTCTACGAAGACATGCAACAATGGAGCTTCCATTCGCAGGTCTTCTTTCTCAGCCGCCGCCTGCAACATCACCGCCAGCTGGTCGATCACCCCGGCAGCGTGATCCAGGATCGCACGGTCTACGAAGATGCGGAGGTCTTCGCCCGGAACCTGTACCGCCAGGGCCATATGAGCCAGCGCGATTATGAGACCTATCACGCCCTGTACCAGGGTATCTCGGCCTTCCTGCCTGCGCCAGACCTGCTGATCTACCTGCGAGCGCGGGTCGGCACACTGGTGGAGCGTATCGCCATGCGTGGCCGGGCCTATGAGCGCCAGATCTCGATCGACTATCTGGCCATGCTGAACACCCTGTACGAGGAATGGATCAGTAGCTGGAAGGCCTGTCCTGTCCTCATCCTCTCCGCCGATGACCTGGATTTCGTCCATCATGACGCAGACTTCCAGCTGATCCTCAACGACGTCCGCGCCCACCTGGCGGCCCTCCAGCCTGGTTCCTGAGACCGCCAACAAAAAGGGCGGCCACACCGGCCGCCCTATCAGCGCCGCCAGACCCATCGCTTTCAGGGGGCGAACTCGGTGTGGTAGAGCAGGTTGGCATGCTCGTTGGCGGCACGCAACGTTGACTCGACCCGGGCGCCATCGAAGATGGGCAGGATGCCCTCCTGCAGGATGATATCCCGCACGGCGTCATACCCGGCCAGCGGCGGGACCATCCGTGTGGCATCCAGCAATTCGACCGCCGCTGCATAGCGCGGGTTTTCCGCCAGATTGTCCTGCAGCAGCGAGAGCGCTGAACGCCGCACCGGGAAGAAGTTGGTGATCCGCGCCCAGCTGGCCTGCTGCTCCGGCTCTGCCAGCCAGCGGACAAACAGCCAGGCCGCCAGTTCCGCCTCCGGCGTGGTCACGGGGATGGAGACAGACGCGCCGTTGAGCTTCTGCGTGGGGGCCGCCGCCCCCAGATCGGCGTAGGGCAACGCTGCCACCGTCCACTCGAAATCACCGCCCCCGGCTTCAGCAATGGCTGCTTCCACAAAAGGCATAGCCGCGCTGGAAGCGAAGTAGAACAGGTTCACCCGGCGGGCAAAATCGACGCGGTCGCTGCCAGCTTCGGCCACCCGGTTGACACAGTCGCGGGCCAGCAGATCTTGCAGCACATCCAGGACATAGAGCGCCTGAGGCCCATCGTAGCGGTACTCATCCGCAGCGTAGTCAAAGACATCGCCGCCCAGAGCGAAGATCGCCGCCGC from Anaerolineae bacterium encodes the following:
- a CDS encoding deoxynucleoside kinase translates to MHPPTKYFVGVAGNIGVGKSSLTGLLARALDWEPFFEANAENPYLADFYEDMQQWSFHSQVFFLSRRLQHHRQLVDHPGSVIQDRTVYEDAEVFARNLYRQGHMSQRDYETYHALYQGISAFLPAPDLLIYLRARVGTLVERIAMRGRAYERQISIDYLAMLNTLYEEWISSWKACPVLILSADDLDFVHHDADFQLILNDVRAHLAALQPGS
- a CDS encoding extracellular solute-binding protein — encoded protein: MRRIVFLLFVVTLSIWPAIAAPVSAQGDNVTRTLALPVTPAPSGPLAGIDPASQTVIYWHQHSGDRAKALEAMAAEFNAANPWGITVQPSSQGSYGDIYRKMLAAITSGEMPNLVVAFQGQAATYQLDGALVDLEKFVSDPQWGYSAEELTDFFSRFIDHDVSPQFGMRLGFPLSRSMEMLYVNLDGLAELGYTAPPLSWQEFGEMACAWSRSAEGRAGFSLPADESFLAAAIFALGGDVFDYAADEYRYDGPQALYVLDVLQDLLARDCVNRVAEAGSDRVDFARRVNLFYFASSAAMPFVEAAIAEAGGGDFEWTVAALPYADLGAAAPTQKLNGASVSIPVTTPEAELAAWLFVRWLAEPEQQASWARITNFFPVRRSALSLLQDNLAENPRYAAAVELLDATRMVPPLAGYDAVRDIILQEGILPIFDGARVESTLRAANEHANLLYHTEFAP